Proteins encoded in a region of the Fusarium falciforme chromosome 6, complete sequence genome:
- a CDS encoding MFS domain-containing protein — MATTAYDEKTDVRRDVEPQIFQDENPEKPIPKVEKVDYSGAHEKTDPKEIALVKKLDRWMMPMLWSMYWLNYLDRNAIALARLNDLEKDLNLKGTEYQTCVSILFVGYILAQIPSNMFLTRTRPSRYMGVMMMLWAVVSALTAVAKDFKGLLLTRFFLGLTEAPYYPGAVYLLSIFYTRKEVATRIAILYTGNILATAFAGLIAAGIFYGMDDLAGIAGWKWLFILQGAVTFVIAVVGYFVLPDFPQTTWWLTQEERDLAYNRMELDTVANKGETSTWKGLQQAAKDPMVWIFCFMDISAHFHLAANGFKNFFPTVVKTLGFNTTITLVLTCPPYLIAGASTIIVSYSSGKFNERTWHITASKAVAVIGFAAAAATLNTAGRYVCMVIFTIGTYAVNSLILGWCGSVCGQTKEKKAVAISMVTMIMNISFIWTPYLWPSSDEPRYAIAMSSSAAFSVATAALAWLAKVIMIRRNRKLRSQESEATVFYVY, encoded by the exons ATGGCTACCACTGCATACGACGAAAAGACCGACGTCCGTCGCGACGTCGAGCCTCAGATCTTTCAAGATGAGAACCCAGAGAAGCCTATCCCCAAGGTCGAAAAGGTTGATTACTCTGGTGCTCACGAGAAAACGGATCCCAAGGAGATTGCTCTCGTGAAAAAGCTTGACCGATGGATGATG CCCATGCTTTGGAGCATGTACTGGCTCAACTATCTGGACCGAAATGCCATTGCCCTGGCTCGTCTCAATGATCTTGAGAAAGATCTCAACCTCAAGGGCACAG AATACCAAACCTGTGTTTCCATCCTGTTCGTCGGCTACATCCTCGCCCAGATCCCATCCAACATGTTCCTCACCCGAACACGCCCCAGCCGCTACATG GGCGTCATGATGATGCTCTGGGCCGTCGTCAGCGCTCTCACCGCCGTGGCCAAGGACTTCAagggcctcctcctcacccgcttcttcctcggtcTCACTGAAGCCCCGTACTACCCCGGCGCCGTCTACctcctctccatcttctATACCCGCAAGGAGGTCGCCACCCGAATCGCCATCCTCTACACCGGCAACATCCTAGCCACCGCCTTCGCTGGTCTCATCGCCGCGGGCATCTTCTACGGAATGGACGACCTGGCCGGAATCGCTGGCTGGAAGTGGCTCTTCATCCTGCAGGGCGCCGTCACATTCGTCATTGCCGTCGTCGGCTACTTTGTGCTGCCTGATTTCCCGCAGACCACCTGGTGGCTGACGCAGGAGGAGCGTGACCTTGCGTACAACCGCATGGAGCTCGACACCGTCGCTAACAAGGGTGAGACATCTACCTGGAAGGGTCTGCAGCAGGCCGCTAAGGACCCCATGGTCTGGATTTTCTGCTTCATGG ATATCTCAGCT CACTTCCACTTGGCCGCGAACGGATTCAAGAACTTC TTCCCCACCGTCGTCAAGACCCTCggcttcaacaccaccatcacccttGTCCTCACCTGCCCACCCTACCTCATCGCAGGCGCCAGCACCATTATCGTCTCGTATTCTTCCGGAAAATTCAATGAGAGGACGTGGCACATCACTGCATCCAAGGCCGTCGCCGTGATTGGCttcgccgctgccgccgccacccTTAACACCGCCGGACGATACGTGTGCATGGTTATCTTTACTATTGGCACCTACGCCGTGAACAGTCTGATTCTCGGTTGGTGTGGCTCCGTCTGTGGCcagaccaaggagaagaaggccgtggCTATCAGCATGGTGACCATGATCATGAACATCAGCTTCATCTGGACGCCCTACCTCTGGCCCTCTAGCGACGAGCCCCGCTACGCTATCGCCATGTCCAGCAGTGCTGCTTTCAGTGTCGCTACCGCTGCGCTCGCTTGGCTGGCCAAGGTTATCATGATTAGGCGAAACCGCAAGCTCCGCAGCCAAGAGAGCGAGGCTACCGTCTTTTACGTGTACTAA
- a CDS encoding MFS domain-containing protein, translating to MSVHNLSRANSRSSIWRSWSPRFDVLTNYEKSRHNYPWLMDEGEGHDPPDITPLRRPRPMPSLIEVPDAAHQAGQQQYGPVRDLEEQSDPETLLETPEEDPNLVTWDGSKDPANPHNWTKHKKWLSTILVSCFTFISPVSSTMLAPALPDLADEFDIESDFETYLIMSIFLLAYAIGPFLLAPLSEMYGRVVVLQSANMIYLIFNTVCGFSQTKNQILVFRFLSGLGGSAPQALGGGVLSDCWRAEERGTATAIYSLAPFLGPAVGPIAGGYLTQYMNWRWVFWVVSMADALVQVLAFLFLNETYPPKILKKKADKLRKETGNLALHTEFENPDRTFLQSLRKNLMRPFIMLFTQPAIQITALYRAYLYGLMYLVLASFPMVWEEQYDQEPGRASLNYLSLGVGFVIGLQISGPLIDKVYATLKNHYNHPGRPEFRVPLMFPTALVTPAGLVLYGVSAHLQLHWIIPNIGAAIFAAGLIQSFQCAQTYIVDSYERYAASATGAAAFVRTMAGFSFPLFAPAMYEKLGIAWGNGLLAGTAMFLCLLVPCVLWRWGEWIRKKSPYCAG from the exons ATGAGCGTCCATAATCTGTCCCGGGCCAACTCCCGGTCTTCCATCTGGAGGTCCTGGAGTCCTAGGTTCGACGTCCTCACCAACTATGAGAAATCACGCCACAACTACCCGTGGCTGATGGACGAGGGAGAAGGACATGATCCACCCGACATTACTCCTCTACGTCGTCCACGACCAATGCCCTCTCTTATCGAAGTTCCGGATGCCGCACATCAAGCTGGTCAACAACAGTACGGTCCGGTGCGCGATTTAGAGGAGCAGTCGGATCCGGAAACTCTTCTAGAAACACCAGAAGAAGACCCCAACTTA GTGACTTGGGATGGCAGCAAGGATCCTGCCAACCCTCACAACTGGACCAAGCACAAGAAGTGGCTTTCAACTATACTTGTTTCCTGCTTCACCTTCATCTCCCCCGTCTCGTCCACCATGCTCGCCCCGGCTTTGCCCGACTTGGCAGATGAGTTTGACATTGAGTCGGACTTTGAGACTTATCTCATCATGTCCATCTTCCTGCTCGCCTACGCCATTGGTCCCTTTCTGTTGGCACCCTTGTCCGAGATGTACGGGAGGGTTGTTGTTCTCCAGTCTGCCAATATGATCTATCTCATCTTCAACACTGTGTGTGGATTCTCCCAGACCAAGAACCAGATCCTTGTGTTTCGGTTCTTGAGTGGTCTTGGTGGGAGTGCTCCACAAGCT CTTGGAGGAGGTGTCCTTAGTGATTGTTGGAGAGCTGAAGAACGAGGAACAGCAACAGCCATCTACAGTCTTGCTCCATTCCTTGGACCTGCTGTAGGACCTATCG CCGGAGGTTACCTGACCCAGTATATGAACTGGCGTTGGGTCTTCTGGGTAGTTTCCATGGCCGATGCCCTCGTCCAAGTCCTCGCCTTTCTCTTCCTGAACGAGACGTATCCTCCCAAGATTCTCAAGAAAAAGGCTGACAAGCTCCGCAAGGAGACCGGCAACCTGGCCTTGCACACCGAGTTTGAGAATCCCGATCGAACATTCTTGCAGTCACTACGGAAGAATTTGATGAGACCGTTCATCATGTTGTTTACGCAGCCGGCTATTCAGATCACGGCGTTATATAGAGCTTATCTCTATGGCCTCATGTACTTGGT ACTTGCTTCGTTCCCCATGGTGTGGGAAGAGCAATACGACCAAGAGCCCGGCCGAGCAAGTTTAAACTACCTATCCCTAGGCGTTGGGTTTGTGATAGGTCTTCAGATCTCTGGACCTCTGATCGACAAG GTCTACGCTACCCTCAAGAATCACTACAACCACCCCGGCCGACCCGAATTTCGCGTACCCCTAATGTTTCCCACAGCACTTGTAACACCAGCTGGTCTGGTCTTATACGGTGTCTCGGCCCATCTCCAACTTCATTGGATCATACCCAACATCGGTGCAGCCATCTTCGCAGCAGGCTTGATTCAGTCCTTCCAATGCGCTCAAACATACATTGTCGACTCCTACGAACGATACGCCGCCAGTGCCACTGGGGCAGCAGCATTCGTGAGAACCATGGCTGGCTTCAGCTTTCCCCTCTTTGCCCCTGCCATGTACGAGAAGCTGGGCATTGCTTGGGGAAACGGTCTGCTTGCTGGTACGGCCATGTTTCTCTGCTTGCTTGTCCCTTGTGTACTCTGGCGATGGGGTGAATGGATTAGGAAGAAGAGCCCTTACTGCGCTGGCTAA
- a CDS encoding Actin-like ATPase domain-containing protein — protein sequence MSRLDDALRSMGGLNLNQGDGLRLIVGFDFGTTYSGIAWVLSNRTKADQIEVINIWPDGPFQVPKAPSVIAYASENKDRRVKEDRWGYSVVPGMSSYLWTKLLLGGNVAPGEYDDPALKEYFGPGLLSLPPGKTAQDICSDYMACLYKYFVGRFQGGTRVNLKITPMEVWITVPAIWTDAAKRRTMEAAKAAGFGSRIFLGDTISVITEPEAAALTILKPRLDSHVLPTASSKNVLVCDCGGGTVDIICYKIKSDKARASFKELCRGTGAKCGSTAIDRAFDTWMKRRFGDAYKSVPLGQKGPGSKFMTAFESAKRRFSGSEDIFEIYPINLAVAQSELYDKSNMTILLPSADMQSLFDPVIDSIIRLVNNQIGGALRDHGERIEEVFLVGGFGDSLYLNQRMTESCKSAGITVACPPQCQAAIATGAALRGLFGLKPDSRICRRHYGYSIRMPFRERVDHEDDASYSSWDNTKMCDGRIQWVAKLNEHVDDDTTAGFGVSWDLENHTGGAHHNKIEIFYSEWEQAPEYTKHWSVKKLGLIKITFTSDEISTCERTWNSKLGKKIIKLRCTVKVDLNADTGLIEYRTMIGDREAGYASFEFDKEEAT from the exons ATGTCACGTCTCGATGATGCCCTGCGGTCAATGGGCGGTTTGAACCTGAACCAAGGGGATGGACTTCGCCTCATTGTCGGATTTGACTTTGGTACAACTTACTCAG GCATCGCATGGGTCCTGTCAAATAGGACAAAGGCGGACCAGATTGAGGTAATCAACATCTGGCCAGACGGCCCTTTTCAGGTGCCCAAGGCTCCTAGCGTCATCGCGTATGCGAGCGAAAACAAGGACCGCAGGGTCAAGGAGGACAGATGGGGCTACTCTGTCGTCCCCGGCATGTCGTCTTACCTATGGACAAAGCTCCTCCTTGGAGGAAATGTCGCCCCGGGCGAGTATGACGACCCTGCTTTGAAGGAATACTTCGGGCCGGGTCTGTTGAGTTTGCCCCCAGGCAAGACGGCGCAGGACATCTGCTCCGACTACATGGCCTGTCTATACAAGTACTTTGTGGGCAGGTTCCAGGGCGGCACCAGGGTCAACCTGAAAATCACCCCAATGGAGGTCTGGATTACAGTTCCTGCCATCTGGACCGATGCTGCCAAGCGACGCACCATGGAGGCCGCCAAAGCCGCTGGGTTTGGCTCTCGGATATTTTTGGGGGACACCATCTCCGTCATCACGGAGCCAGAAGCTGCTGCTTTGACCATCCTGAAGCCTCGCTTGGACTCGCATGTTCTCCCAACTGCGTCG AGCAAGAATGTCCTGGTTTGCGATTGTGGAGGTGGTACGGTT GACATCATCTGCTACAAGATCAAATCGGACAAGGCAAGGGCAAGTTTCAAGGAACTCTGCCGAGGAACAG GCGCCAAGTGTGGCTCGACCGCCATTGACCGAGCCTTTGATACCTGGATGAAGCGCCGATTTGGAGACGCTTACAAATCGGTTCCTCTTGGTCAAAAAGGCCCGGGGAGCAAGTTCATGACTGCATTTGAAAGTGCCAAACGAAGATTCAGCGGATCAGAGGATATATTCGAGATCTACCCTATCAATTTGGCTGTTGCGCAATCCGAACTCTACGACAAGTCAAACATGACCATACTTCTTCCATC GGCCGACATGCAGTCGCTGTTCGACCCCGTCATAGACTCAATCATCCGACTGGTAAATAATCAGATTGGCGGTGCGCTTAGAGATCATGGAGAAAGAATCGAG GAGGTGTTTCTTGTAGGAGGCTTCGGGGACTCGTTGTATTTGAACCAACGAATGACAGAATCATGCAAGTCGGCCGGGATAACCGTAGCTTGTCCACCACAATG TCAGGCAGCCATTGCGACGGGTGCAGCTCTGCGTGGCTTGTTCGGGCTGAAGCCGGACTCCCGGATATGTCGACGGCATTACGGTTACAGCATCAGGATGCCTTTCCGAGAGCGGGTGGATCACGAAGATGATGCCAGTTACTCATCTTGGGACAACACCAAGATGTGTGACGGGAGAATACAATGGGTTGCCAAACTG AATGAGCACGTTGACGACGATACAACTGCCGGCTTTGGCGTCAGCTGGGACCTGGAGAATCATACTGGCGGGGCTCATCATAATAAGATCGAAATCTTTTACAGCGAGTGGGAGCAAGCGCCAGAGTATACCAAGCATTGGTCTGTCAAGAAACTGGGCCTTATCAAGATCACTTTCACGTCGGACGAGATCTCCACGTGCGAAAGGACCTGGAATAGTAAGCTCGGAAAGAAGATCATCAAGCTTCGGTGCACCGTCAAAGTTGATCTAAATGCGGATACGGGGCTAATCGAGTATCGCACCATGATCGGCGATAGAGAGGCTGGTTATGCAAGCTTCGAATTCGACAAGGAGGAAGCAACCTAA